In one Streptomyces venezuelae genomic region, the following are encoded:
- a CDS encoding hydroxymethylglutaryl-CoA reductase, producing MTETHAIAGVPMRWVGPLRITGNVANVETQVPLATYETPLWPSVGRGAKVSMLAEDGIVATLVDERMTRSVLVEATDAQTAYVAARAIEARIDELREVVRGCSRFAHLIDIRHEINANLLFIRFEFTTGDASGHNMATLASDALLKHLLDTIPGISYGSISGNYCTDKKATAINGILGRGKNVVTELLIPRDVVTDVLHTTAAKVVQLNIRKNMLGTLLAGGIRSANAHYANMLLGFYLATGQDAANIVEGSQGVTMAEDRDGDLYFACTLPNLIVGTVGNGKGIEFVETNLARLGCRVDREPGENARRLAVIGAATVLCGELSLLAAQTNPGELMRAHVQLERGDKSEKVGV from the coding sequence ATGACCGAGACACACGCGATTGCCGGCGTTCCGATGCGGTGGGTGGGCCCCCTGCGCATCACCGGGAACGTCGCCAACGTCGAGACCCAGGTTCCGCTCGCCACCTACGAGACGCCGTTGTGGCCCTCCGTGGGCCGCGGCGCGAAGGTCTCCATGCTCGCCGAGGACGGCATCGTCGCCACCCTCGTCGACGAGCGGATGACCCGCTCGGTGCTCGTGGAGGCGACCGACGCGCAGACCGCGTACGTCGCCGCACGGGCCATCGAGGCACGGATCGACGAGCTGCGCGAAGTGGTGCGCGGCTGCAGCCGGTTCGCGCACCTGATCGACATCCGACACGAGATCAACGCCAACCTGCTGTTCATCCGGTTCGAGTTCACCACCGGTGACGCGTCCGGGCACAACATGGCGACGCTCGCGTCCGACGCGCTCCTGAAGCACCTGCTCGACACCATCCCGGGCATCTCCTACGGCTCCATCTCCGGCAACTACTGCACGGACAAGAAGGCCACCGCGATCAACGGCATCCTCGGCCGCGGCAAGAACGTGGTCACGGAGCTCCTGATCCCGCGCGACGTCGTCACCGACGTCCTGCACACGACGGCCGCGAAGGTCGTCCAGCTGAACATCCGCAAGAACATGCTCGGCACCCTGCTCGCCGGCGGCATCCGCTCGGCGAACGCGCACTACGCCAACATGCTGCTCGGCTTCTACCTCGCCACCGGCCAGGACGCGGCCAACATCGTCGAGGGCTCGCAGGGCGTCACCATGGCCGAGGACCGCGACGGCGACCTCTACTTCGCCTGCACCCTGCCGAACCTGATCGTCGGCACGGTCGGCAACGGCAAGGGCATCGAGTTCGTGGAGACCAACCTCGCCCGGCTCGGCTGCCGGGTCGACCGCGAGCCCGGCGAGAACGCCCGCCGCCTCGCGGTGATCGGGGCGGCGACGGTCCTGTGCGGCGAGCTCTCGCTCCTCGCCGCCCAGACGAACCCCGGTGAACTGATGCGTGCGCACGTCCAGTTGGAGCGCGGCGACAAGTCGGAAAAGGTGGGTGTGTGA
- the fni gene encoding type 2 isopentenyl-diphosphate Delta-isomerase, whose amino-acid sequence MISQRKDDHVRLAVEHQRQLSGHNQFDEVSFVHHALAGIDRPDVSLATTFAGISWPVPLYINAMTGGSAGTGVINRDLAIAARETGVAVASGSMSAYFKDPSCADTFSVLRKENPDGFVLANVNATASVDRVQRAIDLVEADALQIHINTAQETPMPEGDRSFSSWVPQIEKIAAAVEVPVIVKEVGNGLSRETVLLIESLGVQVADLGGRGGTDFARIENGRRALGEYAFLHGWGQSTAACLLDTQDVGIPVLASGGVRHALDVARALALGASAVGASGGFLRTLKDEGVAALIAQISTWLDQLAALQTMLGARTPADLTRCDLLIHGELRSFCADRGIETGPFAQRSRSAEAAHQLTGSTR is encoded by the coding sequence ATGATCTCTCAACGCAAGGACGACCACGTCCGGCTCGCTGTCGAGCACCAGCGTCAGCTCAGCGGACACAACCAGTTCGACGAGGTGTCGTTCGTCCACCACGCCCTGGCCGGCATCGACCGGCCGGACGTGTCCCTGGCCACGACCTTCGCCGGCATCTCCTGGCCCGTACCCCTCTACATCAACGCGATGACCGGCGGCAGCGCCGGCACCGGCGTCATCAACCGCGACCTGGCCATCGCCGCCCGCGAGACCGGCGTCGCCGTCGCCTCCGGGTCCATGAGCGCGTACTTCAAGGACCCGTCCTGCGCCGACACGTTCAGCGTGCTGCGCAAGGAGAACCCCGACGGGTTCGTGCTGGCCAACGTCAACGCGACGGCCTCGGTCGACCGGGTGCAGCGCGCCATCGACCTCGTGGAGGCCGACGCCCTGCAGATCCACATCAACACCGCGCAGGAAACACCGATGCCCGAGGGCGACCGGTCGTTCTCCTCCTGGGTCCCGCAGATCGAGAAGATCGCGGCGGCCGTCGAGGTGCCCGTGATCGTCAAGGAGGTCGGCAACGGCCTCAGCCGGGAGACCGTCCTGCTCATCGAGAGCCTCGGCGTCCAGGTCGCCGACCTCGGCGGCCGCGGCGGCACGGACTTCGCCCGCATCGAGAACGGCCGGCGCGCACTCGGCGAGTACGCGTTCCTGCACGGCTGGGGGCAGTCCACCGCGGCCTGCCTCCTCGACACGCAGGACGTCGGCATCCCCGTGCTCGCCTCCGGCGGTGTGCGCCACGCGCTCGACGTCGCCCGTGCGCTGGCACTCGGCGCGTCCGCCGTCGGCGCCTCCGGCGGATTCCTGCGCACCCTCAAGGACGAGGGCGTCGCCGCGCTGATCGCGCAGATCTCGACGTGGCTCGACCAGCTCGCCGCCCTCCAGACCATGCTCGGCGCGCGCACCCCCGCCGACCTCACACGCTGTGACCTGCTGATCCACGGCGAACTCCGTTCCTTCTGCGCCGACCGAGGCATCGAGACCGGGCCGTTCGCGCAGCGTTCCCGCTCCGCCGAAGCCGCCCACCAACTGACGGGAAGCACCCGATGA
- a CDS encoding phosphomevalonate kinase, with protein sequence MTRRPTVVRRAPGKLFVAGEYAVVEPGNPAILIAVDRYVTVTVSDPEDPAGSAGVVVVLSSDLTPHTAHCRWRDGRLGGARPRDEQLLHEGFAHVAAAVETVGLLLAERGLPAPALDVSVSSELHDNGTKFGFGSSGAVVVATVAAVAAHCGLHLTRDARFRLAMIATAGLEPKASGGDLAAGTWGGWIAYRAPDRAAVLDLARGAGIEEALRVPWPGHDVRALPRPAGLALEVGWTGTPASTSSLVSGLDRRTWRGSTSHRTFVETSNDFVRAAVDALEGGDGEGLLRQIRRARHELARIDEEVGLGIFTPRLTALCEAAEAVGGAAKPSGAGGGDCGIALLDAEAAQDIAHVRKRWTTAGVRPLPIRPAMEGNAE encoded by the coding sequence GTGACCCGACGGCCCACGGTCGTCCGGCGCGCGCCGGGCAAACTGTTCGTCGCCGGCGAGTACGCGGTCGTGGAGCCGGGCAACCCGGCGATCCTGATCGCCGTCGACCGGTACGTCACCGTCACCGTGTCCGACCCCGAAGACCCCGCCGGCTCCGCAGGCGTCGTCGTCGTACTCTCCTCCGATCTCACCCCGCACACGGCGCACTGCCGATGGCGCGACGGGCGGCTCGGCGGGGCCCGACCGCGCGACGAGCAGCTGCTCCACGAGGGTTTCGCCCACGTGGCGGCGGCCGTCGAGACCGTCGGCCTGCTGCTCGCCGAACGAGGCCTGCCCGCACCCGCGCTCGACGTGTCCGTCAGCAGCGAACTGCACGACAACGGAACCAAGTTCGGGTTCGGGTCCAGCGGCGCGGTCGTCGTGGCGACCGTCGCCGCCGTGGCGGCCCACTGCGGCCTCCACCTGACGCGCGACGCCCGCTTCCGGCTGGCGATGATCGCCACGGCGGGCCTCGAACCCAAGGCCTCCGGCGGCGACCTCGCCGCCGGCACCTGGGGCGGCTGGATCGCCTACCGGGCACCCGACCGGGCCGCCGTCCTCGACCTGGCCCGCGGAGCGGGCATCGAGGAGGCCCTGCGCGTGCCCTGGCCCGGCCACGACGTGCGCGCACTGCCCCGGCCCGCGGGCCTCGCCCTCGAAGTCGGCTGGACGGGGACACCCGCCTCCACCTCGTCCCTCGTCTCCGGCCTCGACCGGCGGACCTGGCGGGGCAGCACCTCGCACCGGACGTTCGTCGAGACCAGCAACGACTTCGTACGGGCAGCGGTCGACGCGCTGGAGGGCGGCGACGGCGAAGGCCTGCTGCGGCAGATCCGGCGCGCCCGGCACGAGCTGGCCCGCATCGACGAGGAGGTCGGGCTCGGCATCTTCACGCCACGGCTGACCGCACTGTGCGAGGCCGCCGAAGCCGTCGGCGGCGCCGCGAAACCCTCGGGAGCGGGCGGCGGCGACTGCGGCATAGCGCTGCTCGACGCCGAGGCGGCCCAGGACATCGCCCACGTACGGAAACGGTGGACCACGGCGGGCGTGCGGCCCTTGCCGATCCGTCCCGCCATGGAAGGGAACGCAGAATGA
- the mvaD gene encoding diphosphomevalonate decarboxylase: protein MSTEQQITAVRTAPRATGGTATAVAHPNIALIKYWGKRDERLILPRTDSLSMTLDIFPTTTDVRRAPEADHDEVTLGGAPAEGEARRRIVAFLDLVRERAGVADRAVVDTENTVPTGAGLASSASGFAALAVAAAAAYGLDLDATALSRLARRGSGSASRSLFGDFVVWHAGHHEGSEEEADLSSYAEPVPAGPLDPALVVAVVNAGPKDVSSRAAMRRTVDTSPLFEPWAVSSKDDLVDMRRALGRGDLEEVGEIAERNALGMHATMLAARPAVRYMSPASLTVLDSVLRLRKDGVLAYATMDAGPNVKVLCRNADADRVAGVVRGAAQGGAIHIARPGPGARLLTGEGR from the coding sequence GTGAGCACTGAACAGCAGATCACCGCGGTACGTACCGCACCGCGAGCGACGGGGGGCACCGCGACCGCGGTGGCGCACCCGAACATCGCGCTCATCAAGTACTGGGGCAAGCGCGACGAGCGGCTCATCCTGCCGCGCACCGACAGCCTCTCGATGACCCTGGACATCTTCCCGACCACCACCGACGTCCGCCGTGCGCCCGAGGCGGACCACGACGAAGTGACGCTCGGCGGCGCACCCGCGGAAGGGGAGGCGCGGCGGCGCATCGTCGCCTTCCTCGACCTGGTGCGCGAGCGCGCCGGAGTCGCCGACCGCGCCGTCGTCGACACCGAGAACACCGTCCCCACCGGGGCGGGCCTCGCGTCCTCCGCGAGCGGCTTCGCCGCCCTCGCCGTCGCCGCGGCCGCCGCGTACGGCCTCGACCTCGACGCCACCGCCCTGTCCCGGCTGGCCCGGCGCGGATCGGGGTCGGCGTCCCGTTCCCTCTTCGGCGACTTCGTGGTCTGGCACGCCGGACACCACGAGGGCTCCGAGGAGGAGGCGGACCTCAGCTCGTACGCCGAGCCGGTCCCCGCCGGGCCCCTCGACCCCGCCCTGGTCGTCGCCGTCGTCAACGCCGGACCCAAGGACGTGTCCAGCAGAGCGGCCATGCGCAGGACCGTCGACACCTCGCCGCTCTTCGAGCCGTGGGCCGTCTCCAGCAAGGACGACCTCGTGGACATGCGCCGGGCCCTCGGCCGCGGCGACCTCGAGGAGGTCGGCGAGATCGCGGAACGCAACGCCCTCGGCATGCACGCCACGATGCTCGCCGCCCGCCCCGCCGTGCGCTACATGTCGCCCGCCTCGCTCACCGTCCTCGACAGCGTGCTGCGGCTCAGGAAGGACGGTGTCCTCGCCTACGCCACCATGGACGCCGGGCCCAACGTGAAGGTGCTCTGCCGCAACGCGGACGCCGACCGGGTGGCCGGAGTCGTGCGCGGCGCCGCGCAGGGCGGCGCCATCCACATCGCCCGACCCGGCCCCGGAGCCCGGCTGCTGACCGGGGAAGGGCGGTGA